In the Populus trichocarpa isolate Nisqually-1 chromosome 1, P.trichocarpa_v4.1, whole genome shotgun sequence genome, one interval contains:
- the LOC7475088 gene encoding uncharacterized protein LOC7475088: MSAGGAFGGNRGLRPVPPEKGIFPLDHMHECDLEKKDYLNCLKSSGHQSEKCRLFSKKYLECRMEKNLMAKQDMSELGFGKVSEIDAPGEKPNERINN, from the exons ATGAGTGCAG GTGGTGCATTTGGTGGAAATAGAGGATTGAGACCAGTACCGCCAGAAAAGGGCATCTTCCCCTTGGACCACATGCATGAATGTGACTTG GAGAAGAAAGATTACCTCAATTGTCTCAAATCTTCTGGTCACCAATCTGAAAAATGTAGACTTTTCTCCAAAAAGTACCTGGAATGTCGTATGGAAAA AAACTTGATGGCTAAGCAAGACATGTCAGAACTTGGGTTTGGAAAGGTTTCTGAGATAGATGCTCCAGGTGAAAAACCCAATGAGAGAATTAATAACTGA